Proteins co-encoded in one Spirosoma endbachense genomic window:
- a CDS encoding alpha/beta fold hydrolase — translation MQYLKSFAFFFFVILIKGHAQNAFQANYDESKVPPYTLPDVLKTTGNVAVKSKVMWEKIRRPEIIKLFEENVYGQMPKSYERLTYSIKNENAGAMAGKATLKEVLIEVVNNNKPVKINLVLFVPNKQKKPVPVFVLINNRGKNNTDPTRAEKSDFWPAEMVIDSGYAIAAFHVSDLAPDDTAKYVDGVLQLYPEQLTANNGMRAIGAWAWGASRVLDYFEKDAAIDAKKVVVVGHSRGGKASLWAAAGDQRFAMCVTNCSGNTGAALSRRRFGETVGRINTVFPHWFTKNYKKFNNNEDSLPVDQHMLIAAIAPRPLYATNASKDLWADPKGTFLSLKNAEKVYALFGLKSNLNSDPPAINQPIINSQLGYHIREGEHNLTTFDWSNFIKFANAHLKK, via the coding sequence ATGCAGTATTTAAAAAGTTTTGCCTTCTTTTTTTTCGTTATACTAATCAAGGGGCACGCCCAGAATGCTTTTCAGGCAAATTACGACGAATCGAAAGTTCCACCTTATACGTTACCCGACGTTTTAAAAACGACTGGAAACGTGGCAGTTAAAAGTAAGGTGATGTGGGAAAAAATAAGACGCCCTGAAATAATTAAACTTTTTGAAGAGAATGTGTACGGCCAAATGCCTAAATCCTATGAACGACTTACTTACTCGATAAAAAATGAAAATGCTGGCGCAATGGCTGGTAAAGCAACCTTGAAAGAAGTACTTATTGAGGTCGTAAATAACAATAAGCCGGTAAAAATAAATCTTGTACTTTTTGTTCCTAATAAGCAGAAAAAACCAGTTCCGGTTTTCGTGCTGATCAATAATCGGGGTAAAAATAATACTGATCCGACCCGAGCGGAAAAAAGTGATTTCTGGCCGGCAGAAATGGTAATTGACAGTGGGTATGCAATCGCGGCATTTCATGTTAGCGATCTGGCTCCTGATGATACGGCTAAATACGTAGACGGAGTGCTCCAGTTATATCCTGAGCAATTGACTGCAAACAATGGTATGCGGGCCATTGGTGCCTGGGCCTGGGGTGCTAGTCGCGTACTGGATTATTTTGAAAAAGATGCCGCTATAGATGCTAAAAAGGTCGTCGTTGTGGGACATTCACGGGGGGGCAAAGCATCGTTATGGGCGGCTGCCGGGGATCAACGTTTTGCAATGTGTGTTACTAATTGTTCGGGTAATACGGGTGCAGCACTATCCCGCAGGCGATTTGGTGAAACGGTTGGTCGAATCAATACCGTTTTCCCACACTGGTTTACAAAAAATTATAAGAAATTCAATAATAACGAAGATTCATTGCCCGTAGACCAGCACATGCTGATTGCCGCTATCGCACCAAGACCGCTTTATGCGACGAACGCTTCGAAAGATCTTTGGGCCGACCCAAAAGGGACATTTTTATCCTTAAAAAATGCCGAGAAAGTGTATGCGTTATTCGGCCTTAAATCAAATCTCAATTCAGATCCTCCTGCTATAAATCAACCCATTATCAACTCACAATTAGGCTACCATATACGAGAAGGAGAACATAACCTGACGACCTTCGACTGGAGCAATTTTATAAAATTTGCAAACGCTCATTTAAAAAAGTAA